From the Arthrobacter sp. PM3 genome, one window contains:
- a CDS encoding NADP-dependent isocitrate dehydrogenase — protein sequence MAKIIYTHTDEAPMLATYSFLPIIEAFASTAGVEVETRDISLAGRIIAAFGDYLTEDQRVSDALAELGALAKTPEANIIKLPNISASVPQLKAAIAELQGQGYALPDYPDNPSSDEETDIRSRYDKIKGSAVNPVLREGNSDRRAPLSVKNYARQNPHSMGAWTPESKTNVAHMDADDFRSNEKSVVIDADTNIKIQLVKEDGTVKVLKRAFPVLAGEVIDGTVMRAAALDAFLADQVARAKKDGVLFSAHLKATMMKVSDPIIFGHVVKAYFADLFATYGEQLAAAGLSPNNGLASILNGLQDLPEDIRGDVQAAIEKGLNEGPELAMVDSDKGITNLHVPSDVIVDASMPAMIRSSGHMWGRDGQEADTLAVLPDSSYAGIYQVVIEDCRAHGAFDPTTMGTVPNVGLMAQAAEEYGSHDKTFEIQSAGTVQIVDDAGTVLIEHQVAPGDIWRACQTKDVPIRDWVKLAVTRARASATPAVFWLDKGRAHDARMIAKVEEYLKDHDTDGLEISIMSPVEATAFTIERLRKGEDTISVTGNVLRDYLTDLFPILELGTSAKMLSVVPLINGGGLFETGAGGSAPKHVQQLLKENHLRWDSLGEFLALAVSFEHLATSTGNARAQVLADTLDRATGTFLLEDKSPKRKAGELDNRGSHFYLAKFWAQELARQTDDAELAAAFAAVSDALDSSEDTITGELLAVQGSPVDLGGYYRPDAAKASAVMRPSATFSEVLATLTN from the coding sequence ATGGCAAAGATTATCTATACCCACACCGACGAAGCGCCGATGCTGGCTACCTATTCGTTCTTGCCGATCATCGAGGCCTTCGCTTCGACGGCCGGTGTGGAAGTGGAGACCCGCGACATCTCGCTGGCCGGCCGCATCATCGCCGCATTCGGCGATTACCTCACCGAGGACCAGCGCGTCAGCGACGCCCTGGCCGAACTTGGCGCCCTGGCGAAGACGCCCGAAGCCAACATCATCAAGCTGCCCAACATCAGCGCCTCCGTGCCGCAGCTGAAGGCGGCCATCGCTGAACTTCAGGGCCAGGGCTACGCCCTGCCGGACTACCCGGACAACCCCTCCTCGGACGAGGAGACGGACATCCGCTCCCGCTACGACAAGATCAAGGGTTCGGCCGTGAACCCGGTCCTGCGCGAAGGCAACTCGGACCGCCGTGCCCCGCTCTCGGTCAAGAACTACGCCCGCCAGAACCCGCACAGCATGGGCGCCTGGACCCCGGAGTCCAAGACCAACGTGGCGCACATGGACGCCGACGACTTCCGCTCCAACGAGAAGTCCGTGGTGATCGACGCCGACACCAACATCAAGATCCAGCTCGTCAAGGAAGACGGCACGGTCAAGGTCCTCAAGCGGGCCTTCCCGGTGCTGGCTGGCGAGGTCATCGACGGCACCGTGATGCGCGCCGCCGCTCTGGATGCCTTCCTCGCCGACCAGGTCGCCCGGGCCAAGAAGGACGGCGTGCTGTTCTCCGCCCACCTGAAGGCCACCATGATGAAGGTCTCCGACCCGATCATCTTCGGCCACGTCGTCAAGGCATACTTCGCAGACCTCTTCGCCACCTACGGCGAGCAGCTCGCCGCCGCCGGCCTGAGCCCCAACAACGGCCTCGCCTCCATCCTCAACGGACTGCAGGACCTGCCCGAGGACATCCGCGGCGACGTCCAGGCAGCCATCGAAAAGGGCCTCAACGAGGGCCCGGAACTCGCCATGGTCGATTCCGACAAGGGCATCACCAACCTGCATGTGCCCTCCGACGTGATCGTCGACGCCTCGATGCCGGCCATGATCCGCAGTTCCGGCCACATGTGGGGCCGTGACGGCCAGGAGGCCGACACCCTGGCAGTCCTGCCGGACAGCAGCTACGCCGGCATCTACCAGGTGGTCATCGAGGACTGCCGCGCCCACGGCGCCTTCGATCCCACTACCATGGGCACCGTCCCCAACGTCGGCCTCATGGCCCAGGCCGCCGAGGAATACGGCAGCCACGACAAGACGTTCGAAATCCAGTCTGCCGGCACCGTCCAGATCGTCGACGACGCCGGCACCGTCCTGATCGAACACCAGGTCGCCCCGGGCGATATCTGGCGTGCCTGCCAGACCAAGGACGTGCCGATCCGCGACTGGGTCAAGCTGGCCGTCACCCGTGCCCGCGCCTCCGCGACCCCCGCCGTGTTCTGGCTGGACAAGGGCCGCGCGCACGATGCCCGGATGATCGCCAAGGTGGAGGAATACCTCAAGGACCACGACACCGACGGCCTGGAAATCTCCATCATGTCCCCGGTCGAGGCCACGGCCTTCACCATCGAACGCCTCCGCAAGGGCGAGGACACCATCTCCGTGACCGGCAACGTGCTCCGCGACTACCTCACGGACCTGTTCCCGATCCTGGAACTGGGCACCAGCGCCAAGATGCTCTCGGTGGTTCCGCTGATCAACGGCGGCGGCCTGTTCGAGACCGGCGCCGGCGGATCCGCCCCGAAGCACGTCCAGCAGCTACTCAAGGAGAACCACCTGCGCTGGGACAGTCTGGGTGAATTCCTGGCCCTGGCCGTGAGCTTCGAGCACCTCGCCACCAGCACCGGCAACGCCCGCGCCCAGGTCCTGGCGGATACCCTGGACCGCGCCACCGGTACGTTCCTGCTGGAAGACAAGTCCCCGAAGCGCAAGGCCGGCGAGCTGGACAACCGCGGCAGCCACTTCTATCTGGCCAAGTTCTGGGCCCAGGAACTGGCGCGGCAGACCGACGACGCCGAGCTCGCCGCCGCGTTCGCCGCCGTGTCCGACGCGCTGGACTCCAGCGAGGACACCATTACCGGTGAGCTTCTGGCCGTGCAGGGTTCCCCCGTGGACCTCGGCGGCTACTACCGACCGGACGCGGCCAAGGCCTCCGCTGTCATGCGCCCCTCGGCGACGTTCAGCGAAGTCCTCGCGACGCTGACCAACTAG
- a CDS encoding SRPBCC family protein: MATVQESIEVNVPLTQAYNQWTQFEDFPHFMSGVDSVTQLDDTTVHFKTSIGGVKREYDARITAQEPDRLVAWGSLDEPVNAGTVRFEPASAGATRVSVELTWEPDTAAEKLGAAVGLDSRQVASDLKKFKAFIEDRDAETGAWRGTIDGGATVDGGARVAGVAGAGTSPEATTAVPLEEEVDYGGAPTFRNVDADPDLAPDSPFRPGSDR, from the coding sequence ATGGCAACTGTCCAGGAATCCATTGAAGTCAATGTCCCGCTCACCCAGGCCTACAACCAGTGGACCCAGTTCGAAGACTTCCCGCACTTCATGAGCGGGGTCGATTCCGTCACCCAGCTCGATGACACCACCGTCCATTTCAAGACCAGCATCGGCGGCGTGAAGCGCGAGTACGACGCCCGGATCACCGCCCAGGAACCAGACCGGCTGGTCGCGTGGGGAAGCCTCGACGAGCCGGTCAACGCCGGCACCGTCCGCTTCGAACCGGCCAGCGCCGGCGCAACCCGCGTCAGTGTCGAGCTCACCTGGGAACCGGACACCGCGGCCGAGAAACTCGGTGCCGCCGTCGGGCTCGATTCGCGGCAGGTCGCCTCGGACCTGAAGAAGTTCAAGGCATTCATTGAGGACCGCGACGCCGAGACCGGCGCTTGGCGCGGAACCATCGACGGCGGCGCAACGGTTGACGGCGGCGCCCGCGTTGCGGGCGTGGCGGGTGCCGGAACCAGCCCTGAGGCGACGACGGCGGTGCCGCTGGAGGAGGAAGTCGACTACGGCGGAGCGCCGACCTTCCGGAACGTCGACGCCGACCCCGACCTGGCGCCGGACTCGCCCTTCCGGCCAGGCAGCGACCGCTAA
- a CDS encoding mucin-associated surface protein gives MSRPLAITAVLLAAALAGCGAPAPDLGRDAAQQLQSQVLAVSKAAAASDPAASLKLLDGLLTTLDAAAANGEVSFRRHQSIKSSIDAVRADLTAQKAAADKAAAEKAAAAKAAAEKAAADKAAADKAAAERAAAAAVAPAPAPADGKAKGKGKGKG, from the coding sequence ATGAGCCGCCCGCTTGCCATCACCGCAGTCCTGCTCGCCGCAGCCCTGGCCGGCTGCGGTGCCCCCGCGCCCGACCTGGGCCGCGACGCGGCCCAGCAGCTGCAGTCCCAGGTCCTGGCCGTCAGCAAGGCGGCCGCGGCCAGTGACCCTGCCGCCTCCCTGAAACTCCTTGACGGGCTGCTCACCACCCTGGATGCCGCCGCCGCGAACGGCGAAGTGTCCTTCAGGCGCCACCAAAGCATCAAGTCGTCGATCGACGCCGTCCGGGCGGATCTGACCGCGCAAAAGGCTGCGGCGGACAAAGCCGCAGCGGAGAAGGCCGCCGCCGCCAAGGCCGCGGCGGAGAAGGCGGCGGCCGACAAAGCCGCTGCTGACAAAGCTGCAGCCGAGCGCGCCGCAGCAGCCGCCGTCGCCCCGGCCCCTGCTCCGGCCGACGGCAAAGCCAAGGGGAAAGGCAAGGGTAAGGGATAG
- a CDS encoding serine/threonine-protein kinase, protein METSPNGVKAEPLGGRYQLGDVIGRGGMASVYTAKDLNLGRDVALKLFAPQSADPDELRRQEAEIQLLATLNHPSLVTLFDAGTDTRIPDEPRPFLTMELVDGQDLRSRIRHSALPLDELAVVGAGIADALAYVHGLGIVHRDIKPANVLLVPVRPGEPLRPKLTDFGIARIMDGTRLTATGTMVGTAAYLSPEQARGADLGPASDIYSLGLVLLECLKGEVEYPGSAVESAVARLHRAPAIPEEVPAEWARLIRAMTALDPLDRPSAAQLESALRHALVSPGSLPGQLKEEPTRVLPPLPAQPARRPRHGYRTRAAVGTGTGAAAAAGTRPLSTPGTGPLPPRPRRRPATSRRAAWSRGTAWFRGARRRTRMALVLGVVTLLALGTAILVSLTTPAPADVVPYPTVTGPLGDHLKELQKSVEP, encoded by the coding sequence GTGGAGACTTCGCCCAACGGCGTCAAGGCTGAACCCCTGGGCGGCCGCTACCAGCTGGGGGACGTGATTGGCCGGGGCGGCATGGCCTCGGTTTACACCGCCAAGGACCTGAACCTGGGCCGGGACGTGGCACTGAAGCTCTTCGCACCGCAGTCAGCGGATCCCGACGAGCTCCGCCGGCAGGAAGCCGAAATCCAGCTCCTCGCGACGCTGAACCATCCAAGTCTGGTGACACTGTTCGACGCCGGGACGGACACCCGCATTCCCGACGAACCCCGCCCTTTCCTGACCATGGAGCTCGTGGACGGCCAGGACCTGCGCAGCAGGATCCGGCACAGCGCGCTGCCGCTGGACGAGCTGGCTGTGGTCGGGGCCGGAATCGCCGACGCCCTCGCCTACGTCCACGGGCTGGGGATCGTCCACCGGGACATCAAACCCGCCAACGTCCTCCTCGTGCCGGTCCGGCCGGGCGAACCGCTGCGTCCCAAGCTCACCGACTTCGGCATCGCCCGGATCATGGACGGCACCCGGCTGACCGCCACCGGAACCATGGTCGGCACCGCAGCGTACCTCAGCCCGGAACAGGCCCGGGGCGCCGACCTCGGACCGGCAAGCGACATCTACTCCCTGGGCCTGGTGCTCCTCGAATGCCTTAAAGGCGAGGTCGAATACCCCGGAAGCGCCGTCGAATCCGCCGTCGCCCGGCTGCACCGCGCCCCCGCCATACCGGAGGAGGTGCCCGCCGAGTGGGCCCGGCTCATCCGGGCCATGACCGCCCTGGACCCGCTGGACAGGCCCTCCGCCGCCCAACTTGAGTCAGCCCTGCGCCACGCCCTCGTCTCCCCTGGGTCCCTGCCGGGGCAGCTCAAGGAGGAACCCACCCGGGTGCTCCCGCCCCTGCCGGCACAACCGGCCCGCAGGCCACGCCACGGTTACCGGACCAGGGCCGCTGTCGGAACCGGAACCGGTGCGGCCGCCGCGGCGGGGACACGTCCGCTGTCCACGCCGGGCACAGGCCCGCTGCCGCCGCGGCCGCGCCGCCGTCCCGCGACATCCCGGAGAGCCGCCTGGTCGCGCGGAACCGCTTGGTTCCGCGGCGCCCGGCGCCGCACGCGCATGGCCCTTGTGCTCGGCGTCGTCACCCTCCTCGCCCTGGGCACCGCGATCCTGGTCAGCCTGACCACCCCGGCCCCCGCCGACGTCGTCCCCTACCCCACCGTCACGGGGCCGCTCGGGGACCACCTGAAAGAGCTGCAGAAGAGCGTGGAACCATGA
- a CDS encoding Gfo/Idh/MocA family protein: MSALIAKPWLFSQPDQDPRTATGARLRWGIIATGGIAAAVTRDLELLADAELYAVSSRTQAAADAFAADYGFVRAYGDHDGASGYERLLADDAVDVVYVATPHAHHHEIALAALTAGKHVLCEKALTINAREAAELIAVARANGLFLMEAVWSRFLPSMQRAFEIAGSGEIGEVKWVGADLGFPAPYSPGSRLWAPRDGGGALLDLTVYPLLWALGTLGFPQTVSATGWLNDDGVDAQNALTLGYHHGAQAQLTSSLLAHGPRTATVAGSKGFLQTSGSINNPKELLVRVGFDDPRTERFTVVGRGYTYELREVTRCIQHGLTESPVMPLEDSLNTMRLFDGVRAQLGVSYPNDAR, encoded by the coding sequence ATGTCTGCCCTCATCGCAAAGCCGTGGCTGTTCAGCCAGCCCGACCAGGACCCCCGCACCGCCACCGGCGCCCGGCTGCGGTGGGGAATCATCGCCACCGGCGGCATCGCCGCAGCCGTCACCCGCGACCTTGAACTCCTGGCCGATGCCGAACTGTACGCTGTCAGTTCCCGCACCCAGGCAGCCGCCGACGCGTTCGCGGCGGACTACGGCTTTGTCCGCGCCTACGGAGACCACGACGGCGCCAGCGGTTACGAGCGTCTGCTCGCGGACGACGCGGTCGACGTCGTCTATGTCGCCACGCCGCACGCCCACCACCACGAGATCGCCCTCGCCGCCCTCACCGCCGGCAAGCACGTGCTGTGTGAGAAAGCCCTCACCATCAACGCCCGGGAAGCCGCCGAGCTGATCGCGGTGGCCCGGGCCAACGGGTTGTTCCTCATGGAGGCCGTGTGGAGCCGGTTCCTGCCCAGCATGCAGCGGGCGTTCGAGATCGCTGGCTCGGGTGAGATCGGAGAGGTCAAGTGGGTCGGAGCCGATCTCGGCTTCCCGGCACCGTACTCCCCCGGCTCCCGGCTCTGGGCACCCAGGGACGGCGGCGGCGCCCTGCTGGACCTGACGGTCTACCCGCTGCTCTGGGCGCTCGGTACCCTGGGCTTCCCGCAAACAGTCAGCGCCACCGGCTGGCTCAACGACGACGGCGTCGACGCCCAGAACGCCCTGACCCTGGGCTACCACCATGGCGCCCAGGCCCAGCTGACCTCATCCCTGCTGGCGCATGGACCCCGCACGGCCACCGTGGCCGGCAGCAAGGGCTTTCTCCAGACATCCGGGTCCATCAACAACCCGAAGGAACTGCTGGTCAGGGTCGGTTTCGATGATCCCCGGACCGAGCGGTTCACGGTAGTGGGGCGGGGCTACACCTACGAGCTCCGCGAAGTCACGCGGTGCATCCAGCACGGGCTCACCGAAAGCCCGGTCATGCCACTGGAGGACTCCTTGAACACCATGCGGCTCTTCGACGGCGTGCGCGCACAGCTCGGGGTCAGCTACCCGAACGACGCCCGCTGA
- a CDS encoding CoA-acylating methylmalonate-semialdehyde dehydrogenase, whose translation MTTTLETLTINHFINGAEAEGTGTATKPVYNPATGAVTGELRLASREDLEATVAAAKKAAESWGDISLAKRTAVLFKFRELVANHVDELAQLITAEHGKVLSDAKGEIGRGLEVIEFACGIPTLLKGEYSDQVSTGIDVFSFREPIGVVAGITPFNFPVMVPLWMAPMAIATGNAFILKPSGNVPSAAMLLARLFQQAGLPDGVFQVLHGDRETISGLLTHPDVDGISFVGSTPVAKHITEVATAHGKRVQALGGAKNHAIILPDADLDNAADHVAAAAFGSAGQRCMAISVAVAVGDAADLLVRKVKERALDVKVKNGTESDADMGPVITPASKQFILKTVTEAEQAGAAMVVDGRDLVVPGHEDGFWVGPTVIDHVKTEMTAYTEEIFGPVLVVVRVDTLEDGIKLINANPYGNGTAIFTSSGAAARKFQRSVDVGMIGINVPLPVPVAYYSFGGWKASLFGDKHIYGPEGVSFYTRGKVITSRWPETHHASGASYNFPSN comes from the coding sequence ATGACAACGACGCTGGAAACGCTCACCATCAACCACTTCATCAACGGCGCCGAGGCAGAAGGCACCGGAACGGCAACGAAGCCGGTCTACAACCCGGCCACCGGCGCCGTCACCGGCGAGCTGCGGCTGGCCAGCCGGGAAGACCTCGAGGCCACGGTCGCGGCCGCCAAGAAGGCCGCGGAGTCCTGGGGCGACATTTCCCTGGCCAAGCGCACCGCCGTGCTCTTCAAGTTCCGCGAACTGGTCGCCAACCACGTCGACGAGCTCGCGCAGCTGATCACGGCCGAGCACGGCAAGGTCCTCTCCGACGCGAAGGGCGAGATCGGCCGCGGCCTGGAAGTCATCGAGTTCGCCTGCGGCATCCCGACCCTGCTGAAGGGTGAGTATTCGGACCAGGTCTCCACCGGCATCGATGTCTTCTCCTTCCGGGAACCGATCGGCGTCGTCGCCGGCATCACGCCGTTCAACTTCCCGGTCATGGTGCCGCTGTGGATGGCTCCGATGGCGATCGCCACCGGCAACGCGTTCATCCTCAAGCCCTCCGGCAACGTTCCCTCCGCCGCGATGCTGCTGGCCCGGCTGTTCCAGCAAGCCGGCCTGCCCGACGGCGTCTTCCAGGTCCTGCACGGGGACCGCGAGACGATCTCGGGCCTGCTGACCCACCCGGACGTCGACGGCATCTCCTTCGTCGGCTCCACCCCGGTCGCCAAGCACATCACCGAGGTCGCCACCGCGCACGGCAAGCGCGTCCAGGCTTTGGGCGGGGCGAAGAACCACGCGATCATCCTGCCCGACGCCGACCTCGACAACGCCGCCGACCACGTCGCCGCCGCCGCGTTCGGCTCCGCCGGGCAGCGCTGCATGGCGATCTCCGTCGCCGTCGCCGTCGGCGACGCCGCGGACCTGCTCGTGAGGAAGGTCAAGGAACGCGCCCTGGACGTCAAGGTCAAGAACGGCACCGAATCCGACGCCGACATGGGCCCGGTCATCACCCCCGCCTCGAAGCAGTTCATCCTCAAAACGGTGACGGAGGCAGAGCAGGCCGGCGCCGCCATGGTCGTGGACGGCCGCGACCTCGTCGTCCCCGGCCACGAGGACGGGTTCTGGGTCGGGCCCACCGTGATCGACCACGTCAAGACCGAAATGACCGCTTACACCGAGGAAATCTTCGGCCCCGTCCTCGTCGTCGTCCGCGTCGACACCCTGGAGGACGGCATCAAGCTGATCAACGCCAACCCGTACGGCAACGGCACCGCGATCTTCACCTCCTCAGGAGCCGCGGCCCGGAAGTTCCAGCGCTCCGTGGATGTCGGCATGATCGGCATCAACGTGCCCCTGCCCGTCCCGGTCGCGTACTACTCCTTCGGCGGCTGGAAGGCTTCCCTCTTCGGCGACAAGCACATCTACGGCCCCGAAGGCGTCTCCTTCTACACCCGCGGCAAGGTCATCACCTCCCGCTGGCCCGAAACCCACCACGCCTCCGGCGCCTCCTACAACTTCCCCTCCAATTAG
- a CDS encoding ABC transporter ATP-binding protein: MIEVKNLVRTFKSGDRTIKPVNDVSFELEQGTLASIVGKSGSGKSTLLSLLGALDKPTSGDVVVNGVSLAGMPDAKLTHYRRRDIGFVFQQFNLIPNLTALDNVMLPMEFAGMRKGARKERARQLLEQVQLDPDKHVRRINRLSGGEQQRVAIARALANEPKLILADEPTGNLDEQTGEHIIELLSALSRDHDTTILVVTHDRTLANKTARRFRLQQGRLTEEEVRPRTAAVTG, translated from the coding sequence ATGATCGAAGTCAAGAACCTGGTCCGCACGTTCAAGTCCGGCGACCGGACCATCAAACCGGTCAACGACGTCAGCTTCGAACTCGAACAGGGCACGCTGGCCTCGATCGTGGGCAAGAGCGGCAGCGGCAAGAGCACCCTGCTGTCCCTGCTGGGCGCGCTGGACAAGCCCACCAGCGGCGACGTGGTGGTCAACGGCGTGAGCCTGGCCGGCATGCCCGACGCGAAGCTCACCCACTACCGGCGCCGGGACATCGGATTCGTGTTTCAACAGTTCAACCTGATCCCAAACCTCACGGCGCTGGACAACGTGATGCTGCCGATGGAATTTGCCGGGATGCGCAAGGGCGCCCGGAAGGAGCGCGCACGCCAGCTGCTCGAACAGGTCCAGCTCGACCCGGACAAGCACGTCCGCCGCATCAACCGGCTCTCCGGCGGCGAGCAGCAGCGGGTGGCGATCGCCCGCGCCCTGGCGAACGAACCCAAACTGATCCTGGCCGACGAGCCCACCGGCAACCTGGACGAGCAAACCGGCGAGCACATCATCGAGCTGCTCAGCGCGCTCAGCAGGGACCACGACACCACCATCCTGGTGGTCACCCATGACCGCACCCTGGCCAACAAGACCGCCCGCCGGTTCCGGCTCCAGCAAGGCCGGCTCACCGAAGAGGAGGTCCGGCCCCGCACGGCGGCCGTGACCGGCTAA
- a CDS encoding ABC transporter permease: MSVLARSVGNAFRNKVRTAAVVAVLAVAIGLALAMLVANQAVTGKVAELNASVGTVLTVNPAGGQGFEGGGEPLTADQAATAAAVPNVTSVVGTKALRLRNAAEAATQSSTGQAGPGGGRPGGQSATTVTTSLTAAVDAGTLGNRNQATGSTSNGTTGGTARTFSLPVTATGIGAEIDSTGKALTLTQGSGLGDYTAESTGALLGTTLATKNGLSVGSTFTIGEKTFTVKGLFDAGTAFGNNALYVTLPTAQTLAALPGELSTMIVTVNSMENVDAAKAALQAALGADKADVTQGQRNLQTAVSSLDSVKNISFIAFAAALATAGLIILLIMIMLVRERRREIGVLKAIGAPNRTIGLQFVLEALVLVALGSVVGAAIASFASGGIASALISSSSSATGITSAATGQRGGAGGFAGGGFPGGQGGPFGGASQLLTSVTASASPEVIATGIAAVFGVAIIGALVPALLTARIRPIEVLRGE; this comes from the coding sequence GTGAGCGTTCTTGCCCGGAGTGTAGGCAACGCCTTTCGAAACAAGGTCAGGACCGCCGCCGTCGTGGCCGTGCTGGCCGTCGCAATCGGACTTGCCCTGGCCATGCTCGTGGCCAACCAGGCCGTCACCGGCAAGGTCGCCGAACTCAACGCCTCGGTGGGCACCGTCCTAACCGTGAACCCGGCCGGCGGCCAGGGCTTCGAAGGCGGCGGCGAGCCGCTGACCGCTGACCAGGCCGCCACCGCGGCGGCCGTTCCCAACGTCACCAGCGTGGTCGGCACCAAGGCGTTGCGCCTGCGCAACGCCGCCGAGGCCGCCACCCAGTCCTCCACCGGCCAGGCCGGACCCGGCGGAGGCCGCCCGGGCGGCCAGTCGGCCACCACCGTGACCACGAGCCTCACGGCCGCCGTCGACGCCGGCACCCTCGGCAACCGCAACCAGGCCACCGGCAGCACCAGTAACGGAACCACCGGCGGCACCGCCCGGACCTTCTCGCTGCCCGTCACCGCCACCGGCATCGGCGCCGAGATCGACTCCACCGGCAAGGCGCTGACCCTGACGCAGGGCTCGGGCCTGGGCGACTACACGGCCGAATCCACGGGCGCCCTGCTTGGCACCACGCTGGCCACGAAGAACGGCCTCAGCGTCGGCTCGACCTTCACCATCGGCGAGAAGACCTTCACGGTCAAGGGGCTGTTCGACGCCGGCACCGCGTTCGGCAACAACGCCCTCTACGTCACGCTGCCCACCGCGCAGACCCTCGCAGCCCTGCCGGGCGAACTGTCCACCATGATCGTCACGGTCAACAGCATGGAGAACGTGGACGCCGCCAAGGCCGCCCTGCAGGCCGCGCTCGGCGCCGACAAGGCCGACGTCACCCAGGGCCAGCGGAACCTGCAGACCGCCGTCAGTTCGCTGGACAGCGTCAAGAACATTTCCTTCATCGCGTTCGCCGCCGCCCTGGCCACCGCCGGCCTGATCATCCTGCTGATCATGATCATGCTGGTCCGCGAACGCCGCCGCGAGATCGGCGTCCTGAAAGCCATCGGCGCCCCCAACCGCACCATCGGGCTGCAGTTCGTGCTGGAGGCCCTGGTCCTGGTGGCCCTCGGCAGTGTGGTGGGCGCCGCCATCGCGTCCTTTGCCAGCGGCGGGATCGCCAGCGCCCTGATCAGTTCCAGCAGCAGCGCCACCGGCATCACGAGCGCGGCCACCGGCCAGCGTGGCGGCGCCGGCGGTTTCGCGGGCGGCGGCTTCCCCGGCGGCCAAGGCGGCCCCTTCGGCGGGGCCAGCCAGCTGCTGACCTCCGTCACGGCCAGTGCCTCCCCCGAGGTGATTGCCACCGGCATCGCCGCCGTCTTCGGCGTCGCCATCATCGGGGCACTTGTCCCGGCCCTGCTCACCGCCCGCATCCGCCCCATCGAAGTTCTCCGAGGAGAGTAG
- a CDS encoding sugar-binding protein, whose amino-acid sequence MRMIGKAGKAAAIAAIAALALTACGRSDTGTSSGSTTGGEAFPKGSSIGVALPQKTSENWVLAEQLFNDGLTKAGYKPDVQFANGGVSDQQNQISAMITKGDKVIIVGAIDGAQLGTQLKQAKDAGATIIAYDRLLLNTPDVDYYVAYDNFKVGELQGQALLDGMKAKKPEGPYNIELFAGSPDDANAKVFFDGAMSVLKPKMDDGTLKVLSGQTTFEQAVTQGWKAENAQKRMDTLLAGTYGSAPLDGVLSPNDTLARAIITSVKAAGKPIPVVTGQDSEVESVKSIMAGEQYSTINKDTNALVEHAITMVNDIQAGKKPEINDDKSYNNGNKVVPAYLLKPVIVTAENVHTAYVNDPVLGPITKQ is encoded by the coding sequence ATGCGAATGATTGGTAAAGCAGGAAAGGCAGCAGCGATCGCTGCTATTGCGGCACTGGCGCTGACAGCCTGCGGCCGTTCGGACACCGGAACCTCCAGCGGTTCCACCACCGGCGGCGAGGCGTTCCCCAAGGGCTCCTCGATCGGCGTCGCGCTCCCGCAGAAGACCTCGGAAAACTGGGTCCTCGCGGAGCAGCTGTTCAACGACGGCCTCACCAAGGCCGGCTACAAGCCGGACGTCCAGTTCGCCAACGGCGGCGTATCGGACCAGCAGAACCAGATCAGCGCCATGATCACCAAGGGCGACAAGGTCATCATCGTCGGCGCCATCGACGGCGCGCAGCTGGGCACCCAGCTCAAGCAGGCCAAGGACGCCGGCGCCACGATCATCGCGTATGACCGCCTGCTCCTGAACACCCCGGACGTCGACTACTACGTGGCCTACGACAACTTCAAGGTCGGCGAACTCCAGGGCCAGGCCCTGCTGGACGGCATGAAGGCCAAGAAGCCGGAAGGCCCGTACAACATCGAACTCTTCGCCGGCTCCCCGGATGACGCCAACGCGAAGGTCTTCTTCGACGGCGCCATGAGCGTCCTGAAGCCGAAGATGGACGACGGCACCCTGAAGGTCCTCTCCGGCCAGACGACCTTCGAACAGGCCGTTACCCAGGGCTGGAAGGCCGAGAACGCCCAGAAGCGCATGGACACCCTGCTCGCCGGAACCTACGGCTCCGCCCCGCTGGACGGCGTGCTGTCCCCGAACGACACCCTGGCACGCGCCATCATCACCTCCGTCAAGGCCGCCGGCAAGCCGATCCCGGTTGTCACTGGCCAGGACTCCGAGGTTGAATCGGTCAAGTCCATCATGGCGGGCGAGCAGTACTCCACCATCAACAAGGACACCAACGCGCTCGTTGAGCACGCGATCACCATGGTCAACGACATCCAGGCAGGCAAGAAGCCGGAGATCAACGACGACAAGTCCTACAACAATGGCAACAAGGTCGTCCCGGCGTACCTGCTGAAGCCGGTCATCGTGACGGCGGAGAACGTCCACACGGCCTACGTCAACGATCCGGTCCTCGGCCCGATCACCAAGCAGTAG